A genomic stretch from Acidobacteriota bacterium includes:
- a CDS encoding matrixin family metalloprotease, translated as MTARVRLVAVAALALAALAPAPLLAYLKLGFQVGSRTVTLHWVNQPTRYSITNSGVPSVTPSQFQSAVAAAFSTWEQVPSARFSGTFAGFTGARPFEDDGISVLGYASRPDLDRVLAATTFIINTTTGEIVESDIFFNSAFGWSTAQAGEPNRFDVQSIALHEIGHLLGLGHSALGETELRAAGGRRVIAAGAVMFPIAFSAGNVEERVLQADDIAGVSDIYPDGTFRTHTGSISGRVTKNGAGVYGAHVVAFNLQTGQMVGNFALSDTGAFAIAGLEPGAYAVRVEPLDDADLESFFDSASKVDAAFAPKFYERIVVAPRGGGSGEIEITVSAR; from the coding sequence GTGACCGCGCGCGTCCGGCTCGTTGCCGTCGCCGCGCTCGCGCTCGCCGCGCTGGCCCCTGCGCCTCTCCTCGCGTACCTGAAACTCGGGTTCCAGGTCGGCTCGCGGACCGTCACGCTGCACTGGGTCAACCAGCCGACGCGGTACTCGATCACCAACTCGGGTGTCCCCAGCGTGACACCGTCCCAGTTCCAGTCAGCCGTCGCGGCCGCGTTCTCCACGTGGGAGCAGGTCCCGTCCGCCAGGTTCAGCGGCACCTTCGCCGGCTTCACGGGTGCCCGGCCCTTCGAGGACGACGGGATTTCCGTGCTGGGGTACGCGAGCCGCCCGGATCTCGACCGCGTGCTGGCGGCGACCACGTTCATCATCAACACGACGACCGGCGAAATCGTGGAGTCCGACATCTTTTTCAATTCCGCCTTCGGATGGTCCACGGCGCAGGCGGGGGAGCCGAACCGCTTCGACGTCCAATCGATCGCGCTCCACGAGATCGGCCACCTGCTCGGGCTGGGGCACTCGGCGCTCGGCGAGACCGAGCTGCGCGCGGCCGGAGGGCGGCGCGTGATCGCCGCAGGCGCCGTGATGTTCCCGATCGCGTTTTCCGCGGGCAACGTGGAAGAACGCGTGCTGCAGGCCGATGACATCGCGGGGGTGTCGGATATCTACCCGGACGGCACCTTCCGCACCCACACCGGCTCGATCTCGGGCCGCGTGACGAAGAACGGCGCCGGCGTGTACGGCGCGCACGTGGTCGCATTCAACCTGCAGACCGGCCAGATGGTCGGCAACTTCGCGTTGAGCGACACGGGCGCATTCGCGATCGCCGGCCTGGAGCCGGGCGCGTACGCCGTGCGCGTCGAGCCGCTGGACGACGCCGACCTGGAGAGCTTCTTCGATTCCGCGTCGAAGGTGGACGCGGCGTTCGCGCCGAAATTCTACGAGCGCATCGTCGTGGCGCCGCGCGGCGGCGGGTCGGGCGAAATCGAGATCACGGTGAGCGCGCGATGA
- the lpxB gene encoding lipid-A-disaccharide synthase, whose product MKGSDRVRVLISCGEASGDLYAGALARELRAMDPDVAITGLGGDRLRDAGATLVGDYRGLTVTGLAEALKVLPRSYAMYRRLVAAARAARPDVFVAIDFPDFNFRLAGVMKRLGVPVVYYISPQLWAWRSGRMRTMQRIASHVLVIFPFEEPLYREAGVPVSFVGHPLLELTGPAPSRGAFLAGIGLNAGAQTVALLPGSRPNEVRALLPTMVQAAARIVRARAGTQFVVARAPHLEDALFEPATRAAAPMAIVEGRADEVLASSDITITASGTATVQAAIHDCPMVIVYRLSPLSYRMGKPFVKVDTYGMVNLIAGRRIAPELIQEDCTAERVTESALALLTDPAEYAAAKQGLRDVRARLGTPGASRRAAEAVLGIARGATAPPRHENILR is encoded by the coding sequence GTGAAAGGGTCTGACCGCGTTCGCGTCCTGATCTCCTGCGGGGAGGCGTCGGGCGACCTGTACGCGGGTGCGCTCGCGCGCGAGCTTCGCGCGATGGATCCGGACGTGGCCATCACCGGCCTTGGCGGCGACCGCCTCCGCGACGCCGGCGCGACGCTCGTCGGCGACTATCGCGGGCTCACGGTGACGGGGCTGGCCGAGGCGCTCAAGGTCCTGCCCCGGTCGTACGCCATGTACCGCCGCCTCGTTGCGGCGGCGCGCGCCGCGCGCCCGGACGTGTTCGTCGCGATCGATTTTCCCGATTTCAATTTCCGGCTCGCCGGCGTGATGAAGCGCCTGGGCGTTCCGGTCGTGTACTACATCAGCCCGCAGCTCTGGGCGTGGCGATCCGGACGCATGAGGACGATGCAGCGGATCGCCTCGCACGTGCTGGTCATCTTTCCCTTCGAAGAGCCGCTCTATCGCGAGGCGGGCGTGCCGGTGAGCTTCGTCGGGCATCCGCTGCTCGAACTGACCGGCCCCGCGCCATCGCGCGGCGCGTTCCTGGCCGGGATCGGGTTGAACGCCGGGGCGCAGACGGTCGCCTTGCTCCCGGGCAGCAGGCCGAACGAGGTGCGCGCGCTTCTGCCGACGATGGTGCAGGCCGCGGCGCGCATCGTACGAGCGCGTGCCGGCACCCAGTTCGTGGTTGCCCGCGCGCCGCACCTCGAGGACGCGCTGTTCGAGCCGGCGACACGGGCCGCGGCCCCCATGGCGATTGTCGAAGGGCGCGCAGACGAGGTGCTCGCCTCGTCCGACATCACGATCACGGCGTCCGGGACCGCGACGGTGCAGGCCGCCATCCATGACTGCCCCATGGTGATCGTGTACCGGCTCTCGCCGCTCTCGTACCGCATGGGCAAGCCGTTCGTGAAGGTGGACACCTACGGGATGGTGAACCTGATCGCCGGCCGGCGCATCGCGCCCGAGCTGATCCAGGAGGATTGCACCGCCGAGCGCGTCACGGAGAGCGCGCTCGCGCTGCTCACCGACCCGGCCGAGTACGCCGCGGCGAAGCAGGGGCTCCGCGACGTCCGGGCCAGGCTTGGGACACCCGGGGCGAGCCGCCGGGCCGCCGAGGCCGTGCTGGGCATCGCGCGCGGGGCCACGGCCCCGCCGCGTCACGAGAACATCCTGAGGTAA
- a CDS encoding insulinase family protein, with protein MSSSSAQTSWPSERPPRPLAARDVKFPPYEIRTLKNGLQVVVVLHHEQPAVSLRLLVRAGGALDPDQKPGVASLAATLLDQGTTTMSAEEIANAVDSVGGGLGTGAGTDLSFVNAVFMKDSFDLALRLVSDVARNPAFAQAEIDRQRQQRLSGLQVSYDDPDYVADVVFDRLVYGFHPYGKPDSGTPASLAAITRDDLVAFHKANFAPNNAILAIVGDLTAGEAFAGAERVFGDWARNDAIKVDPPTDAPPPTRRVVVIDRPGAVQTEIRVGHLAVPRKHPDYMALDIASKILGGEGSNRLHRVLRSERGLTYGASADLETLKFAGDLVAETDTRSDATGEVLRLIVDEFWRLQRDRVGAGELKGAQDYLAGSFPLTIETPSAIALQVLNAVFFGLDLNELETYRDRVNAVTADDIQRVARGYLRPDRLSIVLVGDASTFASQLASAGFPQFERVPIAELDLSSADFRRRAAAPVGGARLMPAALSERRESQEPALSERRESNGLVDRAIAAKGGLERLRALRTVKAEATTRMVLPSGASSTIETASVIEYPERFRLDLVTPSGVLRQVYDGGRAWVRGAGRQAADLVAHEMKASVDRDVLRLLLRASDRELRPRPVDDVMLEDGTRGPALEYLVGGQTVQLVLDPASSLVVAERYVVPGAEGDQRVEERFADYRPVEGVMVPFTTTIRRNGRIVLERRLKSIAFNVALPADAFARERV; from the coding sequence GTGAGTTCCAGCAGCGCGCAGACGTCCTGGCCGTCCGAGCGCCCGCCGCGCCCGCTGGCCGCGCGCGACGTCAAGTTCCCGCCGTACGAAATCCGCACGCTGAAGAACGGCCTCCAGGTGGTCGTCGTGCTGCACCACGAGCAGCCGGCCGTGAGCCTGCGGCTGCTCGTGCGCGCGGGGGGCGCGCTGGACCCCGACCAGAAGCCGGGCGTCGCCTCGCTCGCCGCTACGCTGCTCGACCAGGGCACGACGACGATGAGCGCGGAAGAAATCGCGAACGCCGTGGACTCGGTGGGCGGCGGGCTCGGCACCGGCGCGGGGACCGACCTGTCCTTCGTCAACGCCGTGTTCATGAAGGACAGCTTCGACCTGGCGCTGCGGCTGGTGTCGGACGTCGCTCGAAACCCCGCGTTCGCGCAGGCGGAGATCGATCGCCAGCGGCAGCAGCGGCTGTCGGGGCTCCAGGTGAGCTATGACGACCCGGACTACGTGGCGGACGTCGTGTTCGACCGCCTCGTGTACGGGTTCCATCCGTACGGCAAACCGGACTCGGGCACGCCCGCCTCGCTCGCCGCGATCACGCGCGACGACCTGGTCGCGTTCCACAAGGCCAACTTCGCGCCGAACAACGCGATCCTCGCGATTGTCGGGGACCTTACCGCCGGCGAGGCGTTCGCGGGGGCGGAGCGGGTGTTCGGCGACTGGGCGCGCAACGATGCGATCAAGGTGGACCCGCCCACCGACGCGCCGCCGCCCACCCGCCGCGTCGTGGTGATCGACCGTCCGGGCGCTGTCCAGACGGAGATCCGCGTCGGGCACCTCGCGGTGCCGCGCAAGCACCCGGACTACATGGCGCTCGACATCGCGTCGAAGATTCTCGGCGGGGAGGGGAGCAACCGCCTTCATCGCGTGCTGCGCTCGGAGCGCGGCCTGACCTACGGCGCGTCGGCGGACCTCGAGACCCTGAAGTTCGCGGGGGACCTGGTGGCGGAGACCGACACGCGGTCGGACGCCACCGGCGAAGTGCTGCGGTTGATCGTCGACGAGTTCTGGCGCCTCCAGCGCGACCGCGTTGGCGCGGGCGAGCTGAAAGGCGCGCAGGACTACCTGGCGGGCAGCTTCCCGCTGACGATCGAAACGCCCAGCGCCATCGCCCTCCAGGTGCTCAACGCGGTGTTCTTCGGCCTGGATCTGAACGAGCTGGAAACGTATCGCGACCGCGTGAATGCGGTGACGGCCGACGACATCCAGCGCGTGGCACGGGGCTACCTGCGGCCCGATCGCCTCTCGATTGTGCTCGTCGGCGACGCCTCCACGTTCGCCTCGCAGCTCGCATCCGCCGGCTTCCCGCAGTTCGAGCGGGTGCCGATCGCCGAGCTCGATCTCTCATCGGCCGATTTCCGCCGCCGCGCGGCGGCGCCGGTCGGAGGGGCGCGCCTGATGCCGGCGGCCCTGAGCGAGCGCCGCGAGTCGCAGGAGCCGGCCCTGAGCGAGCGCCGCGAGTCGAACGGGCTCGTCGATCGTGCGATCGCCGCGAAGGGAGGCCTCGAACGGCTGCGCGCGCTTCGCACCGTCAAAGCCGAAGCCACGACCCGCATGGTGCTGCCGTCGGGGGCCTCCTCCACGATCGAGACCGCCAGCGTCATCGAATATCCGGAGCGGTTTCGCCTGGATCTGGTGACGCCCTCCGGCGTGCTGCGCCAGGTGTACGACGGCGGGCGCGCGTGGGTGCGCGGCGCGGGGCGGCAGGCGGCCGACCTCGTGGCGCATGAAATGAAGGCCAGCGTGGACCGTGACGTGCTGCGCCTGCTGCTGCGCGCGAGCGACCGCGAGCTGCGGCCCCGCCCGGTCGATGACGTGATGCTGGAGGACGGCACGCGCGGTCCCGCGCTCGAGTACCTCGTCGGCGGCCAGACCGTGCAGCTCGTGCTCGATCCTGCCTCGTCGCTGGTGGTTGCGGAACGGTATGTCGTGCCCGGCGCCGAAGGGGACCAGCGCGTCGAGGAGCGGTTCGCCGATTACCGGCCGGTCGAGGGCGTGATGGTGCCGTTCACGACGACGATCCGCCGCAACGGGCGGATCGTGCTCGAGCGGCGCCTGAAGTCCATCGCCTTCAACGTCGCCCTGCCCGCTGACGCCTTTGCCCGTGAAAGGGTCTGA
- a CDS encoding insulinase family protein, giving the protein MGLSQGRRAVAAGAVALTLLWGTPPAAAATRPPKLDYKLVTLDNGLRVVLLEDHSTPIVHLQLWYHVGSRDERKGRTGFAHLFEHMMFKGSKNVESEAHPSMISSVGGQSNAYTTEDTTVYWETVPAQYLPLILWLEADRMASLRINEKTFRTEREVVKEERRMRVENQPYGRLQELIYANAFTVHPYKHPTIGSMEDLEAASIEDVRDFYRTYYVPNNATLALVGDFDMAEALALVQKYLGRVPQGKAVPRDIPKEPAPARQRRVLLEEPWPLPAVVVAHPITYDGDPDSYPLHIVSKILSDGQSSRIYRSLVYNKQVAVAAFGQGNIIEDPNLFFAVALVQPGRTPSEAEQALVAELERLKNEPISEAELQQAKNQFARDYIIGRESNQQKATHLAHAIVLHKGDVTTADGEFDIFMNVTTADVQRVARKYFTPESRLIMTIMPKGGTR; this is encoded by the coding sequence ATGGGACTCTCGCAGGGGCGCCGCGCCGTTGCCGCGGGCGCCGTCGCCTTGACGCTGCTCTGGGGGACGCCGCCGGCCGCGGCGGCCACGCGCCCGCCGAAACTCGACTACAAGCTGGTCACCCTCGACAACGGGCTTCGCGTGGTGCTGCTCGAGGACCATTCGACGCCCATCGTCCACCTGCAGCTCTGGTATCACGTGGGCTCGCGCGACGAACGGAAGGGGCGGACGGGGTTCGCGCACCTGTTCGAGCACATGATGTTCAAGGGCTCCAAGAACGTGGAGTCCGAGGCGCACCCGTCGATGATCTCGAGCGTGGGAGGGCAGAGCAACGCCTACACGACGGAAGACACGACGGTCTACTGGGAAACCGTTCCGGCCCAGTACCTGCCGCTCATCCTCTGGCTCGAGGCCGACCGCATGGCGTCGCTGCGGATCAACGAGAAGACGTTCCGCACCGAGCGTGAAGTCGTGAAGGAAGAGCGGCGGATGCGCGTGGAAAACCAGCCGTACGGGCGCCTCCAGGAACTCATCTACGCCAACGCCTTCACCGTGCATCCGTACAAGCACCCGACGATTGGCAGCATGGAGGACCTCGAGGCCGCGTCGATCGAGGACGTTCGCGACTTCTACCGCACGTACTACGTCCCGAACAACGCGACGCTCGCCCTGGTCGGCGACTTTGACATGGCCGAGGCGCTGGCGCTCGTGCAGAAGTACCTCGGGCGCGTGCCGCAGGGAAAGGCCGTCCCGCGCGACATCCCGAAGGAGCCGGCGCCGGCCAGGCAGCGGCGCGTGCTGCTCGAGGAGCCCTGGCCGCTCCCCGCCGTCGTCGTGGCGCACCCGATCACCTACGACGGCGATCCCGATTCGTACCCCCTGCACATCGTGTCGAAGATCCTCTCGGACGGGCAGAGCTCGCGGATTTACCGGTCGCTCGTCTACAACAAGCAGGTCGCGGTTGCGGCCTTCGGGCAGGGGAACATCATCGAGGACCCCAACCTCTTCTTCGCGGTCGCGCTGGTGCAGCCGGGGCGCACGCCGTCCGAGGCCGAGCAGGCGCTGGTCGCCGAGCTGGAGCGGCTGAAGAACGAGCCGATCAGCGAGGCGGAACTGCAGCAGGCGAAGAACCAGTTCGCACGCGATTACATCATCGGCCGCGAGTCGAACCAGCAGAAGGCGACGCACCTCGCGCACGCGATCGTCCTGCACAAGGGGGACGTGACCACCGCGGACGGTGAGTTCGACATCTTCATGAACGTCACGACCGCCGACGTGCAGCGCGTCGCGCGCAAATACTTCACGCCGGAGAGCCGGCTGATCATGACCATCATGCCGAAGGGGGGGACGCGCTAG